A region from the Spirochaetae bacterium HGW-Spirochaetae-1 genome encodes:
- a CDS encoding glutamate decarboxylase, whose amino-acid sequence MKLVEKQDRRPVIRADMEHLRKLFIMPDSPDKFIEFGTELLDLIHSFFKEKGGIHSAISLPDLAKLFSDISIPQEPHLLKDVLFEIKNKMIAHSVKVGNPYYVGHMTSAIPYFMILLEMIIAALNQNQVKVESAKASTFVEREFIAWMHRLVYNKDPKYYKSHIQNRDVALGTITLDGTLANMTALLVARNKAFPADERFPGIRRAGIAEAYRYYGVSKAVIIVSKRGHYSIDKVARTIGLGDDNVIKIPVDSRNKMDINSLEKVCEDIRKHNENSREKIIIISIVGIAGTTETGNIDNLKEIRKIATKYKTHFHVDAAWGGSLLMVDEFRYLFHGIERADSVAVDAHKLLYSPVAMGIVVFRKKDDLNNLKHTANYIIRPDSVDLGRFNIEGSRPFSALKPWTTIKIFGKDGFKVLFEHAFELTSALRGLVERHCNFEPMNQPELFIYNYRFVPKKIRERLESLMLKINGKPDGEAGHEIELVRKINNILNDLNIELHKELREEDESFVSRTMLDSPYYLSQNVVILRAITINPLTTPEILKEIVDQQDRLGIKIYKSEFYHRLEKV is encoded by the coding sequence ATGAAGCTCGTTGAAAAGCAGGATAGAAGGCCTGTAATCAGGGCTGATATGGAGCATCTCAGAAAGCTCTTTATAATGCCCGATTCACCCGATAAATTTATTGAGTTTGGAACAGAACTCCTGGATCTTATTCATTCCTTTTTCAAGGAAAAGGGCGGCATACATAGTGCCATTTCCCTCCCGGATCTGGCAAAACTTTTTTCAGATATCAGCATCCCTCAGGAACCTCATCTGCTAAAGGACGTCCTTTTTGAAATAAAAAATAAAATGATAGCCCATTCGGTAAAAGTGGGAAATCCCTACTATGTGGGCCACATGACCAGTGCCATTCCCTATTTCATGATTCTTCTCGAAATGATAATTGCTGCTCTCAACCAGAACCAGGTGAAGGTGGAATCGGCAAAGGCATCCACCTTCGTGGAGCGCGAGTTCATTGCGTGGATGCATCGGCTTGTCTATAACAAGGACCCCAAATACTACAAGTCCCATATACAGAATCGCGATGTGGCCCTGGGGACGATAACACTGGATGGAACCCTGGCCAACATGACGGCTTTGCTTGTGGCACGCAACAAGGCCTTTCCGGCCGACGAGAGATTTCCCGGTATCAGGAGGGCGGGCATAGCTGAAGCGTACCGCTATTATGGCGTGAGCAAGGCCGTGATTATTGTTTCCAAGCGGGGACATTACTCCATTGATAAGGTGGCACGGACCATTGGACTCGGCGACGACAATGTGATCAAAATTCCCGTGGATTCACGGAACAAGATGGACATCAACAGCCTGGAAAAGGTGTGTGAGGATATTCGTAAACACAATGAGAATAGCAGGGAGAAAATTATAATAATCAGCATCGTGGGAATTGCCGGGACAACGGAGACGGGCAACATTGACAATCTCAAGGAAATAAGAAAGATAGCTACGAAATATAAGACCCACTTTCATGTTGATGCTGCCTGGGGCGGTTCGCTTCTCATGGTCGATGAATTCCGATATCTCTTTCACGGTATTGAAAGAGCCGACTCAGTCGCCGTTGACGCCCACAAACTTCTCTATTCACCGGTAGCTATGGGTATCGTGGTGTTTCGCAAGAAGGATGATCTGAACAATCTGAAACATACTGCTAACTATATCATCAGGCCCGATTCGGTGGACCTGGGACGATTCAATATTGAGGGCTCCCGTCCCTTTTCTGCCTTGAAGCCCTGGACGACGATTAAGATTTTCGGGAAGGACGGCTTCAAAGTCCTTTTTGAGCACGCCTTTGAACTGACCTCGGCGTTGAGGGGGCTGGTGGAGCGGCACTGCAATTTTGAGCCCATGAACCAGCCCGAGCTGTTTATTTACAATTACCGGTTCGTGCCGAAAAAGATCCGTGAGAGGCTTGAATCTCTCATGCTGAAGATAAATGGGAAACCTGACGGGGAAGCCGGACATGAGATAGAACTTGTCAGAAAGATAAATAATATTCTCAACGATCTCAATATTGAGCTTCACAAGGAACTGCGCGAGGAAGACGAGAGTTTTGTCTCGCGGACAATGCTGGATTCACCTTACTATCTGTCTCAAAATGTCGTCATACTGCGGGCCATAACAATCAACCCGCTCACAACACCGGAGATATTAAAGGAAATCGTAGACCAGCAGGACAGGCTGGGTATAAAAATCTACAAATCGGAATTCTATCATCGTCTTGAAAAAGTTTGA
- a CDS encoding DNA replication protein DnaC, protein MDTIMNTDQATGKGEIKKCSYCEFNGIVHHAHYLELGEEPLLPCPRCVIPGCRCGGQEPYYYIDNGKIQDCSCREARMRIEKIKKIYNRSGIDRKFQWKFLGDFDASRNRLGNEAKNAAYEIVRNFPDVRKGLFLWGNPGTGKTLLSSIMLTEIIARHAVEGRFVKISRNFFNRLKATFHEASETYGQSSQIEKEVQEVDILVIDDFGVQRDSPWEQETLYNLVDARYEAEKFTVFTSNLNPLKAFKELSEGRILSRIKEMCHILELSGEDFRNSL, encoded by the coding sequence ATGGATACAATTATGAATACTGATCAGGCAACCGGAAAAGGTGAAATTAAAAAATGCTCCTATTGTGAATTCAATGGCATTGTTCATCATGCCCATTACCTGGAACTGGGCGAGGAGCCCCTGCTGCCCTGTCCCCGTTGTGTCATACCGGGATGCCGCTGCGGCGGGCAGGAGCCCTATTATTATATTGATAATGGAAAGATACAGGACTGTTCCTGCCGCGAGGCCAGGATGCGCATAGAAAAGATCAAAAAAATATACAATCGGTCCGGCATAGACAGGAAATTCCAGTGGAAGTTTCTCGGTGATTTTGATGCCTCCCGGAACAGGCTGGGGAATGAAGCTAAAAATGCCGCCTATGAGATCGTCAGGAACTTTCCCGATGTGCGCAAGGGACTATTTCTCTGGGGGAATCCCGGTACGGGAAAAACCCTGCTTTCCTCCATTATGCTGACCGAAATCATTGCCAGGCACGCCGTGGAGGGACGTTTTGTGAAAATATCGCGCAATTTTTTCAACCGGCTTAAAGCCACCTTTCATGAGGCGTCGGAAACCTACGGCCAGTCGAGCCAGATCGAGAAGGAAGTCCAGGAGGTCGATATCCTGGTCATCGATGATTTCGGCGTTCAGCGCGATTCGCCCTGGGAGCAGGAAACTCTGTACAACCTGGTGGATGCCCGCTACGAAGCGGAAAAATTCACCGTGTTTACGTCCAATCTCAATCCCCTCAAGGCATTCAAGGAGCTCTCCGAGGGAAGGATTCTTTCCCGCATAAAAGAAATGT
- a CDS encoding ArsR family transcriptional regulator: MMFSDCQIDIATEILKSIAHPIRLKILCFLLDGEKNVGEIEQQFGSTISNISQHLTVLRKANIIFRRKEANFMFYSLKDTNISTLMETIKANFCE; the protein is encoded by the coding sequence ATGATGTTTTCAGATTGCCAGATCGATATAGCAACCGAGATATTGAAATCAATTGCGCACCCCATACGCCTGAAAATACTCTGCTTCCTGTTGGACGGCGAAAAAAATGTGGGCGAAATAGAACAGCAATTCGGATCAACCATCTCGAATATCTCCCAACACCTCACGGTGCTGCGCAAGGCAAACATAATCTTCCGCAGAAAAGAAGCAAATTTCATGTTTTACTCCCTGAAAGACACGAACATCTCCACTCTGATGGAAACCATAAAAGCAAATTTCTGTGAATGA
- a CDS encoding elongation factor 4 produces the protein MDLRHIRNFSIIAHIDHGKSTLADRIIEKCHLVDPREHKDQMLDTMDIERERGITIKSNAITLNYTARNGEIYVFNLIDTPGHVDFTYEVSRALHSCDGVLLIVDATQGVEAQTIANLYLAMENDLEILPVINKIDMPAADIERTKESIEKSLGLNAETAVLVSAKTGQGIDELLERITEVIPQPKGDPEKPLRALIFDSFYDKYLGVITKVRIFDGRVRRGDTIQLCSTGKQFDVTDVGVFRLNLEKRNLLEPGDVGYIVASIKTVVDTKIGDTITLATNPCQNPLPGFKEVKPMVFAGLYPMFSDEYEDLREALQKLQLNDASLLFEADNSYALGFGFRCGFLGLLHMEIVQERLEREFDLALVTTAPSVEFHINLINGQKLIIDNPVKMPDPGMIESIEEPFVNAAIVTPKEYIGNIMALATDMRGIHKHMEYMDTMRVQLTYELPLSEIVFNFYDKLKSISRGYASFDYEISDFRVADMVRVDILVNAEPVDALSFVVHRDKSRIRGKDIIAKLKDIIPRHQFKIPLQAAIGASIIARENISAVRKDVTAKCYGGDISRKRKLLEKQKEGKKRMKQVGNVELPQEAFMSILKID, from the coding sequence ATGGATCTCAGACACATACGCAATTTCTCAATCATTGCCCACATCGATCATGGCAAATCCACCCTGGCCGACCGCATCATTGAAAAATGTCACCTCGTAGACCCACGGGAACACAAGGACCAGATGCTGGATACCATGGACATCGAACGCGAACGGGGCATCACCATCAAGTCCAACGCCATCACGCTTAATTATACGGCCCGTAATGGGGAAATTTACGTTTTCAACCTCATCGACACGCCGGGCCACGTGGATTTCACCTATGAGGTATCGCGGGCCCTCCATTCCTGTGACGGCGTACTTCTCATCGTAGACGCCACCCAGGGAGTTGAGGCCCAGACGATCGCGAACCTCTACCTTGCCATGGAAAACGATCTTGAAATATTACCGGTCATCAACAAGATCGATATGCCCGCAGCCGACATCGAACGGACAAAGGAAAGCATAGAAAAAAGCCTGGGACTAAATGCCGAAACGGCCGTGCTCGTATCGGCCAAGACCGGCCAGGGTATTGATGAACTCCTGGAAAGGATCACCGAGGTAATACCGCAGCCCAAGGGCGATCCGGAAAAACCCCTCAGGGCCCTCATCTTCGATTCTTTTTACGATAAATACCTGGGCGTCATCACCAAGGTGCGGATTTTTGACGGCCGTGTCAGAAGGGGCGATACGATCCAGCTCTGCTCCACGGGAAAACAGTTCGACGTCACCGATGTGGGCGTTTTCCGCCTGAACCTGGAAAAACGAAACCTGCTGGAACCGGGTGATGTGGGATACATCGTGGCCAGCATCAAGACCGTGGTGGATACAAAGATCGGCGACACCATTACCCTGGCCACCAATCCCTGCCAGAACCCGCTCCCGGGCTTCAAAGAGGTAAAACCCATGGTCTTTGCCGGACTGTACCCCATGTTCAGCGACGAATACGAGGACCTGCGTGAAGCCCTTCAGAAGCTGCAGCTCAACGACGCTTCGCTGCTTTTCGAGGCAGATAATTCCTATGCCCTGGGATTCGGCTTCCGCTGCGGGTTCCTGGGACTCCTCCACATGGAGATAGTTCAGGAACGGCTGGAGCGTGAATTCGACCTGGCCCTGGTTACCACGGCCCCCAGCGTCGAGTTTCACATAAACCTGATTAACGGCCAGAAACTGATTATCGATAACCCGGTGAAGATGCCTGACCCGGGAATGATCGAATCGATCGAGGAGCCCTTCGTTAACGCGGCAATCGTGACACCAAAAGAATATATCGGCAACATTATGGCCCTGGCAACGGACATGCGCGGCATCCATAAGCACATGGAATACATGGACACCATGCGCGTCCAGCTCACCTATGAACTTCCCCTGTCGGAGATAGTGTTTAATTTTTATGATAAGTTAAAATCCATATCGCGGGGATATGCCTCCTTCGATTATGAGATCAGCGACTTCCGCGTGGCCGACATGGTGCGCGTGGATATCCTGGTGAACGCTGAACCCGTGGACGCTCTCTCTTTCGTGGTTCACCGCGACAAGTCCCGGATCCGCGGCAAGGACATCATCGCGAAACTGAAGGACATCATTCCGCGGCACCAGTTCAAAATACCCCTGCAGGCGGCAATCGGCGCCTCGATCATAGCCCGGGAGAACATATCGGCCGTGCGAAAAGACGTTACGGCCAAGTGCTACGGCGGGGATATCTCCCGAAAACGAAAGCTCCTTGAAAAACAGAAGGAAGGCAAGAAGCGCATGAAGCAGGTGGGTAACGTCGAATTGCCCCAGGAAGCCTTTATGTCCATACTGAAGATTGATTAA
- a CDS encoding 23S rRNA (guanosine(2251)-2'-O)-methyltransferase RlmB: MEKKELILGRNPVMEYLRTLAPGAGGLLRVSDHAHGRIIDEIMGVAKKKNVPVRRENREFFSSLGPSSAHQGVALEVSRQAKKHDELSLLEDAMAAKGVLVALDQITDPHNAGAIIRSAEALGCHGIIMPAAHTTEITPVVIKASAGATAYIPVITVSNLASFLEKAKKTGFWIIGSTDHGDRDLDSLKNTRPAIVVIGSEGSGMRRLTEEKCDYTVRIPLRGRVSSLNASVAAGIILYEILKETPEKNNH; the protein is encoded by the coding sequence GTGGAAAAGAAAGAACTGATCCTGGGCAGAAACCCCGTCATGGAATACCTGCGCACCCTGGCACCGGGAGCGGGCGGCCTTCTGCGCGTCTCGGACCACGCCCATGGCCGCATCATCGACGAAATAATGGGCGTAGCGAAAAAAAAGAATGTACCGGTCCGCCGTGAAAACAGGGAGTTTTTCTCATCCCTGGGTCCCTCGTCGGCTCATCAGGGCGTGGCACTGGAAGTCAGCCGGCAGGCAAAAAAACATGACGAATTGTCCCTTCTCGAGGATGCCATGGCGGCAAAGGGGGTCCTCGTGGCCCTGGACCAGATAACTGATCCCCATAACGCCGGAGCGATAATCCGCAGCGCCGAGGCCCTGGGGTGTCACGGTATTATTATGCCCGCGGCCCATACAACCGAAATAACCCCTGTCGTTATCAAGGCATCGGCGGGGGCCACGGCGTATATCCCCGTTATCACGGTAAGCAACCTGGCATCGTTCCTTGAGAAAGCGAAAAAAACGGGGTTCTGGATAATCGGTTCCACGGATCACGGCGACCGGGACCTGGACTCGCTGAAGAACACGCGGCCGGCTATTGTAGTCATCGGCAGCGAGGGTAGCGGTATGAGACGGCTCACCGAAGAAAAATGCGACTACACGGTGCGGATTCCCCTGAGGGGACGGGTATCATCGCTGAACGCCTCCGTGGCCGCCGGTATCATCCTGTATGAAATATTGAAAGAAACGCCGGAAAAAAACAATCACTGA
- a CDS encoding UDP-N-acetylenolpyruvoylglucosamine reductase: MTFILFLPAYGRRNILMNDNITIKKNLLDHLGELGTVRINEPMSSYTTFKTGGPADILVIPRHAKLAGEVIRAAAGESIPVTVIGGGSNLLVGDRGVRGLVIVLCEKFSGPGRIGIGDDGLVYADAPVLKERFIDFVLEKGLGGVEFMTGIPGCIGGGIVMNAGTNLGSFIDVLVHVEYVDAAGQFHAMEVNRGMSDYRTFRIEKGTLILGGSFRLPISDDPHLLKQRIADILEDRRGKHPLEFPSAGSVFKNPAGHSSWQLVDGAGLKGKSIGGAMVSEKHTNFVINRGNASSKDIKTLIESIQETVLTRYAVSLETEIRMIGEF; this comes from the coding sequence ATGACTTTTATACTATTTTTACCGGCGTACGGCAGGCGAAATATCCTCATGAACGATAATATAACTATAAAAAAGAACCTGCTTGATCATCTGGGCGAACTGGGTACTGTCCGGATCAATGAGCCCATGAGTTCATATACCACGTTCAAAACGGGAGGTCCGGCCGATATACTGGTTATTCCCCGTCATGCAAAACTGGCCGGCGAAGTGATCAGGGCCGCTGCCGGTGAATCCATTCCTGTGACTGTCATTGGCGGCGGATCCAACCTGCTTGTCGGCGATCGGGGTGTGCGGGGACTGGTCATTGTGCTGTGCGAAAAGTTCAGCGGCCCGGGGCGTATCGGGATTGGCGACGACGGCCTGGTCTATGCCGATGCACCGGTCCTGAAGGAACGCTTTATCGATTTCGTCCTGGAGAAGGGCCTGGGCGGTGTGGAATTCATGACCGGCATCCCCGGGTGCATTGGTGGGGGGATCGTCATGAACGCCGGGACAAATCTGGGTTCCTTTATCGATGTACTGGTGCATGTTGAATATGTCGATGCAGCAGGACAGTTTCATGCCATGGAGGTGAACCGGGGTATGTCCGATTACCGCACTTTCAGAATAGAAAAGGGAACCTTGATCCTGGGTGGAAGTTTTAGATTGCCCATCAGTGATGATCCGCATCTTCTGAAGCAGAGAATTGCCGATATACTGGAGGACAGGCGGGGCAAGCATCCCCTCGAATTTCCCTCGGCCGGATCGGTGTTCAAGAATCCCGCGGGCCACAGCTCCTGGCAGCTTGTCGACGGCGCAGGCCTGAAAGGTAAAAGCATAGGCGGTGCCATGGTTTCGGAGAAACATACGAACTTTGTCATAAACCGGGGTAATGCCTCATCGAAGGATATCAAGACGCTCATAGAATCGATACAGGAAACCGTACTGACCCGCTACGCCGTATCACTGGAAACGGAAATACGGATGATCGGTGAATTTTAA
- a CDS encoding cysteine--tRNA ligase — MRCHQEVVVALRIHNTLTGMTDELVPGGVKKERIEDYPHVTIYSCGPTVYSYAHIGNFRTFLFNDFLRRYLKFRGFMVDHAMNITDVDDKTIAGAENEGISLKEYTERYTDIFFEDLKTLNIEIVEFIPRATESIDAMVDIIKKLDEKGLIYEKDGSIYFSISRWDGYGRLSRLDSREIKSGLRYDTDEYEKDDVRDFALWKSAKEGEVCWDTPYGKGRPGWHIECSAMIRNIFGTTIDIHTGGVDLIFPHHENEIAQSEAAYGELFVRHWIHAEHLLVDGTKMSKSKGNFYTLRDLLAKGFSPRSIRYLLLSAHYRKQLNFTFEGIGQADQALARIDNFIVRLKDVKGDGPRCAELPGLMEKFIADFIEGVDDDLNISRGLGVLFEFLHEMNSLINEDRLSRDDAGALLETLAKIDSVLGVIFFPAADDAVDAERIESLIAERIAAKKAKNFQRADEIRTILLEEDIILEDTKDGTRWKRKN, encoded by the coding sequence ATGAGATGTCACCAGGAGGTTGTCGTGGCACTGAGAATACACAACACTTTGACGGGTATGACCGATGAACTGGTTCCCGGCGGCGTAAAAAAGGAGCGCATTGAGGATTATCCTCACGTCACTATATACTCTTGTGGTCCCACGGTGTACAGCTACGCCCATATCGGCAACTTCCGGACTTTTCTCTTCAATGACTTTCTCCGACGCTACCTCAAGTTCCGGGGATTCATGGTCGATCACGCCATGAATATAACCGATGTGGACGATAAAACCATCGCGGGGGCTGAGAACGAGGGTATCTCTCTGAAGGAGTACACGGAACGTTACACCGACATATTCTTCGAGGATCTGAAAACGCTGAACATTGAGATCGTTGAGTTCATCCCCCGTGCCACGGAATCCATTGATGCCATGGTGGACATAATTAAAAAACTCGACGAGAAGGGTCTGATCTACGAAAAGGACGGGTCCATATATTTCAGCATCTCCCGGTGGGATGGTTACGGTCGCTTAAGCCGCCTCGACTCCCGCGAGATCAAATCGGGACTGCGGTACGATACGGACGAATACGAAAAAGATGATGTACGGGATTTCGCCCTGTGGAAATCGGCAAAAGAAGGAGAAGTATGCTGGGATACACCTTACGGCAAGGGACGCCCCGGCTGGCATATCGAATGCAGTGCCATGATCAGGAACATCTTCGGAACCACCATTGATATTCATACCGGCGGTGTCGACCTTATATTTCCTCACCATGAAAATGAAATAGCTCAGAGCGAAGCGGCCTACGGCGAACTTTTCGTAAGACACTGGATCCATGCCGAACACCTCCTGGTTGACGGAACCAAGATGTCCAAATCAAAAGGCAATTTTTACACGCTCCGCGACCTCCTGGCAAAGGGTTTCTCCCCCCGCTCTATTCGGTATCTTCTGCTCTCGGCCCATTACAGAAAGCAGCTGAACTTCACCTTCGAGGGGATCGGCCAGGCCGACCAGGCCCTGGCCCGCATCGATAATTTTATCGTCCGTCTGAAGGACGTCAAAGGCGACGGGCCCCGATGCGCCGAACTGCCGGGTCTCATGGAAAAATTCATAGCCGATTTTATCGAAGGCGTCGATGATGACCTGAATATTTCCCGGGGACTGGGGGTCCTGTTCGAGTTTCTCCACGAGATGAACAGCCTTATCAACGAAGACAGGCTATCCCGCGACGACGCCGGAGCGCTTCTTGAGACACTGGCAAAAATAGACTCGGTACTCGGTGTCATCTTCTTCCCGGCTGCAGACGATGCCGTGGATGCGGAACGCATAGAGTCCCTCATCGCAGAACGAATTGCCGCTAAAAAGGCGAAAAATTTCCAGCGTGCCGATGAGATACGGACGATCCTCCTCGAAGAAGACATTATTCTGGAAGATACGAAAGACGGAACGCGGTGGAAAAGAAAGAACTGA